The following is a genomic window from Pseudomonas parafulva.
ACGGCACTTGGTAGTAGTTCAGCCAGCCCTGACGCCACGCCAGCCGGCTGTCGCTGTCCACCGTCTGCATTTCTCCGGCGTGACCATCGGCATAACGCAGTTGCTGATTGGCGACCAGTTCGCGCGCTGTCGCGCCCGGCGCCGGCGTCACCGCCACGCGTCCGCTGCGCACGGTGACCTCGGCGCTGTCGCCGCGCTCGCGCACCTCGAACTGCGTGCCCAGCACCCGGACTTCGCCGCCAGCGGCCTGCACCAGGAATGGCGCGCCGGTGTGGGTCACCTCGAAGAACGCCGCACCGCGCAACAGGCGCACACGGCGCTGGCCGGCGGCGAAGTCCAGGGCCACGGCGCTGCCGGCATCCAAGGTCAGGCGCGAACCGTCGCTGAGCGTGACCTGCCGCACCTGCGCCGCGCTGCGGTAATCGGCGCGCAGATCCTGCAGCCAGAACTGCGGCTGCCAGCCGGCCAGGCTGCCCAGCGCCAGCACCAGGCAGGCCGCCGCCGCCAGCGCGGCTCCCCGCCAGCGCCGACGCGTCGATGACGGGCGCATGGCCTGGAGATACTGCTGCAGTTGCGCCTGCTCCTCATCGGCCAGGCGCAGCGCCGGGCCCTCGCTCTGGTGCCACAGAGCCTGGGCCTCGGCGTAGGCGTCACGGTGCGCCGGGTGCGCCAGCAACCAGCGTTTGAACGCCGCGCCGTTGGCGGCGGCTGGCTGCTCGTTGATACGACTCAGCCAGCCCAGGGCCATGCGCGACTGCTCGGCGGTGATCGGCTCGGACGGACTCATCGGCGCTCGCTCCCTGGCCTGCGCGTTGCGGTGGCGGGCTCGGCGACACTCGCCTTGCACGCTTCGAGGGCGCGCATCATATGCTTTTCCACCGCACTCTGGGACAGCTTCATGGCCTTGGCGATCTCGCCGTACTTGCAGCCGTGAATACGGTTGAGCAGGAAAATCTGCCGGGTGCGCTCGGGCAGATCGCGCAGGGCCTGTTCGATTCGGCGCAGGTCGTGATCGACCTCCAGCGCCTGCTCGGGCGCCTGGGCCGACGGCTCTTCATCGTCCAGATAAAGCCCCTCGGCCACCCGCCCGCGACTGCCTTCGCTGCGCAAGTGGTCGATGGCCAGGTTACCCGCGCAGCGCAGCAGGTAGGTGTCCAACGCTTCGACCTTGACCGTAGGTCGGCGCCAGAAGCGCAGGAACAGTTCCTGGACCAGGTCCGAAGCCGTGGCGCGACAGCCCACGCGCCGACTGACCAAGGCCTCCATGCGTCCACGCTGGGCCAGGAACACCTGAACGAAGCGCGCCCGACCACCGGCCTCGTCGAGTTCCGGCTCACTCACGCGGCGAACACCGCCAGCAGCGGCGCCAGCACCAGGCTGGCGCCCGCCAGGCCCAGCAGCACGCGCGGCAGGTAGGGCAGGCCGAACACCCACAGGGTCAGACCGGCCATGAGCAGCGCCGTCCACTCCACCAGCCCCAACGCCAGCCCACGCAGGTGCACGGCCAGCAGCAGCGCCAGCAGCAACAGCGTCGCGCCGCCCACGCGCAAGACCCGCAATTCCACTGCGCGTGGCTTGCGTGCGAGCAACTCGGTGAAGTGCTTGTCCATGGCCAGGCACAGGGCGACCAGCGCCGCGAAGTTGAACAGGGCAACGCTCAGCATCAGTTCGCTTCCAGAGTAGGACTGGCGGCCTTGTCACGGGCCGCCCGCTTGGCCACGGGCTTGGGCGCGCGCAACATCTTCGCTGCCGCCCAGGCCAGGAACAGCCCAGTGCCCAGGGCGGTGAGGTCGAAGCCGGCCATGGCCCAATCGCCCACGGCGATCGAATGGTTCAGGCCCTGGCCGGTGGTGAGGCCGTTGAGCAGCGGCAGCAGGCCGAACGCCGCCGCGCCCAGGGCCAACTGCTCGCCCCAGGCACGCCGGCCGGGGCGCAGCGTGGCATGCACCAGCGACAGTCCCCAAGCCACGAAGAAGGCCCTGATCTCCCACTCGGCGCGGCCTTCCAGCGCCACCGGCACCAGCCGATTGGCCCAGAAGAACGCGGCCACGCCGAGCAGCAGCCCGGCCATGCTGGCGATGTTGAGCACCTCGACCAGGCGCAGTTCGGGCGGCTGACGCTCGCGCTTGGCGTGTTTGAGCTGGCGCTTGCCCAGCCACATCACCAAGCCCGTGCCGATCACCGCCGTGCCGGCGACGCCGAACACGAAATACAGCCAGCGCAGCCAGGGGCCAGCGAAATTACCCATGTGCAGGCCGACGAAGGTGAAGGAGGTCATCATCGCCGCGCTTTCCGCCGCGCCCTGCGACAGCAGCGCGCCGTCGGCGCCGTTGAAGGTCCAGTTGGCGCTGCGCCTGTAGGCGACGCTGTCGGCCGAGGCGCGGCTGAGGGTGACCCGCGCGCTGGCATCGCCCGGATTCTCCACACGAATCAGATTGATCTGTGCGCCCGGCGCTTGCTCCAGCACCTTGTGATACAGGGTCGAGAGCGGCACCTGCGGGGCAACGCCGACGCGTTCGATGCTTTCGTCGCGCCCGAACAAGTCGTTGAAGTAACCGTTGGTGTCGCCATAACTGGCGAGAATCCCGGCAGGCATCACCATGTACATGAAGATCACCAGGCTGCTGTAGCTGATCATCAGGTGAAACGGCAGCACCAGCACGCCGATGGCGTTGTGGCCGTCCAACCACGAGCGCTGGCCCTTGCCGGGTCGGAAGGTGAAGAATTCCTTGAAGATTTTCTTGTGGGTGATGATGCCGGTCACCAGCCCCAGCAGCATGATGAAGGCGCAGAATGTCGACAACCAGCGGCCCCAGGGGTGTGGCATCTCCAACTGGAAATGGAAGCGATAGAAGAATTCGCCTCCCCGACTGTCGCGACCTTCGACCGGCTGGCCGCTGGCAGCATCCAGTTCCTGGCCGTTGAAGCCGCGTCGCCCCGAATGCTCGGGCTCACGATAGCCAACGCTCAAGGCCGCCTCGCGCTCGCTGGGCAGGCGAATGAACCAGGTGCTGGACTGGGCGGCATGGTCTTGCAGGTAGCGCTGGGCCAGATCGAGGCTCGCGGCCCGGTTCAACGGATGGCTCTGGATCTCGGGCTTGGTCCAGTGGGTGATCTCTTCCTTGAAGTACGACAGCGTGCCGGTGAGGAAGATGGCGAACAGCAGCCAGCCGAATATCAACCCGGTCCAGGTGTGCAACCAGGCCATGGCCTGACGGAAGCCTTCCTTCATGGCTGCTTCACCCACCAGGCCAAGACACCGACCGCGCCCAACGCCAACGCCGGCAGCAGCACGCCCAGCCAGGCGCGCAGCGCGCTACGGCAAGCGAAGCACCAGAGGAAGGCGAGCACGTAGAACACGAACGACAGCATCATCCCGGTCAGCGCCGCATCGACCTGGGCGCCGGGCATCAGCAGGCTGGTGCAGACACTCACCGCCGAAGCCAGCAGATAACCGCCGAACAAGGCGGCGAGGCTGCGCGAGGTGACGGCCAGGCGATAGCGCAAAGGCAGGCCGGCGGCTTGGCTTTTCATGGTGCGGCGGTCCGAAGCGAAGATGAAGACGTGCAATAGTAATGATTTCAATTCTCATAAGCAAAGCTTCGAGACGGTCCGCCTCCAGAGACTCGCCCGTCGCAGCGCGGGCGCGAATGCAACAGAACATTTATTTTCAGCCAGGGGTTGAAATCCCTTGGCGCTTGCCTGACTTTAGAGTCAAGAGGCGAAGCATTTCCAGGGGCCTCAAGGGCCTGAGCACGCCTCCACGCGAGCAAGCTGAATAAGGATTGAATCATGCAAATCCAGGTCAACAGCAGCAACCATATCGACAGCAGCAGCCGTCTGAACGAATGGGTCCGCAGCACGCTGGAAAGTACGCTGCAGCGCTACGAGGATGACCTCACCCGCATCGAGGTCCACTTGCGTGACGAGAACGGCGACAAGGCCGGTCCGCAAGACAAACGCTGCCAAATGGAGGCGCGGCCAAAAGGCCATCAACCGATTTCCGTCAGCCACACCGCCGATTCGCTGGACCATGCGATCGAAGGCGCGGCGAACAAGCTGAACAATGCCCTGGAACATCTGTTCGGCAAGCTGCGCAGCAAGCGCAGCGTGTTGCAGCCCGTCGAAGAAGAATGACGGTTCACTGAAAACGCCCGGTGCACTGCACCGGGCGTTTTCGTGTGCGGCTTTCAGAGCATGCAGGGAGCCCTGACGCGGGTCACCTCAGCGACGACGCTGAACCATCTGCCCTGTCCTTCGGTCAATGCTTGCACACCTTTGCGAAGATGCAGGCCCATGACCAATCCCTTCGACCTGATCAGCGACGCCTTTGCCCCGCACTACCGGGTCAACCTCAGTATCGAACGCCTGGACGGCAGCATCATGCTGACCCTGTCCAAGGACACCGGCGTGGTCGCCAAACGCCTGATCAGCGCCGCGCAGCGCAACGACCCGGTGCGCCTGCGCCGTGTGGTCGACAGCATCCGCCTGGGACTGGCCATCGAGCAGGGCGAAGACGCGCTGGAACTGCTGGCCGCCATGACCGACCGCGGTGCCCATGAGCGGGTACTGCAGATGGCGGGCATCGCGCGCTAAGCGTCAGACCTTGCCGTCGTCCATGTCCTTGCCGCTGGCGTCGATCACCCGGGTCGACGGATAGCGGTACGAGGCGTAGCGCACCACCAGGATCGCGAACGCCAGCAGCAGAATCCCTCCGCAGACGTACAGCAGCCCCACGTCCGGCGCCTTGTGGTGCGACACATCGCCGATCAGCAGGCGGGTGAGCGCGGTAATCGCCACGTAGAGCAGGAAGCGGATGGGCATGTGGTTGGTCTTGAAATAGATCCCCACCATCGCCCCGAGCTCCAGGTAGATGAACAACAGCAGGATGTCATCGACGCTGATGCCGCCCTTGGACAGCATGTCGATGAAAGTCAGCACCGCAGCGTAGGCGGTGATCGCCCCGATGCCGAACAACGCCAGGTAGTGGAAGGACTCGACGCACAGGTTGCCCAGTGAGTCGGCGGAGCCGTGCAGGCCCTTGCGCAGCTTTTCAGCCCATTTGATGTTCACGATCGTTCGATTCCCCATGACGACAGGCAGCATGATGCGTCAGCCTTGTGACGCTTGTGGCATGCAGTTAAAGGGCCAGGCCCCGTGCTTGGAAGGCGGCCAAGTGCCGCACGACACCTGTGGTCATCAGTTGGCGACACTGCGGCCGCTAAAATCAAATGGCCACTCGCCAGGTCGATGGCGATAGACTAGGCTCGACACTGTATAAAAATACAGTTATCGTGCACCCCACATTTTCTAACCCACATACGCAAAAGGCACAGAGGTGATGAATGGCCGTCGAAGTGGTGTACCGCAGCAGCCGCGACCCGGAGCGTTTGTTCATGGATAAAGCCGAAGCCGATCGCCATGACAAGATGCTCGAATTGGCCGAGCGCCTGGCCGAAGTCCTGCAAAAAGCCGTGCCGTCGCTGAACGAGCAGCAGGTGGAGGAAGCGGGTATCTACATGGCCAAGAACCGCGACGTGTTCGCCCGCGCGTTCAAGAGCCAGCCCGACGCATTGGCCGAGTTGCTCGAAGACACGCCTGCCGAAGCCGAATAGGCCGTAACGCTACCGGCGCCTCAGCCGTACAACAGCCGCTCGGCAAGCCAGTGCGCCACGCGCGCAGGCGAGCGTTTTTCGGCTTGGGCGTGGGCGAACACTTCGGTCAGCCGCTCGGGAATGCGGGCCAGATGCGCGGTGATGGTGCGTGGGTCGGCGCCACGGTGGGTCAGGGCCACGTGAATCAGGCCACCGGCGTTGATCACATACTCTGGCGCATAGAGAATCCCGCGCGTCTCCAGTCGGTCGGCCACCTGCAAGTCGGCCAGTTGCTGGTTGGCGGCACCGGCCACCGCTGCGCAGCGCAAGGTCATCACATTCTGTGCATTGAGCACCGGCCCGACACCGCAGGGTGCGAACAGGTCGCAGGGCGTGCTGATCAGCGCGTCGTGCGCCACGGGATGCGCATCGAGCTGCTCCACCGCCAGCCTCACCCGCCCGGGGTCCAGGTCGCTGACCAGCAGTTCGGC
Proteins encoded in this region:
- a CDS encoding DUF3325 domain-containing protein: MLSVALFNFAALVALCLAMDKHFTELLARKPRAVELRVLRVGGATLLLLALLLAVHLRGLALGLVEWTALLMAGLTLWVFGLPYLPRVLLGLAGASLVLAPLLAVFAA
- a CDS encoding FecR family protein, yielding MSPSEPITAEQSRMALGWLSRINEQPAAANGAAFKRWLLAHPAHRDAYAEAQALWHQSEGPALRLADEEQAQLQQYLQAMRPSSTRRRWRGAALAAAACLVLALGSLAGWQPQFWLQDLRADYRSAAQVRQVTLSDGSRLTLDAGSAVALDFAAGQRRVRLLRGAAFFEVTHTGAPFLVQAAGGEVRVLGTQFEVRERGDSAEVTVRSGRVAVTPAPGATARELVANQQLRYADGHAGEMQTVDSDSRLAWRQGWLNYYQVPLAQVVDDLQRYYPGRLLLLDDALAQRPVSGSFPVQEPLQALASLGKVLGFTPQTFLGRVTIIR
- a CDS encoding DUF3649 domain-containing protein, whose protein sequence is MKSQAAGLPLRYRLAVTSRSLAALFGGYLLASAVSVCTSLLMPGAQVDAALTGMMLSFVFYVLAFLWCFACRSALRAWLGVLLPALALGAVGVLAWWVKQP
- a CDS encoding YebG family protein, producing the protein MAVEVVYRSSRDPERLFMDKAEADRHDKMLELAERLAEVLQKAVPSLNEQQVEEAGIYMAKNRDVFARAFKSQPDALAELLEDTPAEAE
- a CDS encoding RNA polymerase sigma factor; the encoded protein is MSEPELDEAGGRARFVQVFLAQRGRMEALVSRRVGCRATASDLVQELFLRFWRRPTVKVEALDTYLLRCAGNLAIDHLRSEGSRGRVAEGLYLDDEEPSAQAPEQALEVDHDLRRIEQALRDLPERTRQIFLLNRIHGCKYGEIAKAMKLSQSAVEKHMMRALEACKASVAEPATATRRPGSERR
- a CDS encoding DUF3509 domain-containing protein, coding for MTNPFDLISDAFAPHYRVNLSIERLDGSIMLTLSKDTGVVAKRLISAAQRNDPVRLRRVVDSIRLGLAIEQGEDALELLAAMTDRGAHERVLQMAGIAR
- a CDS encoding PepSY-associated TM helix domain-containing protein; amino-acid sequence: MKEGFRQAMAWLHTWTGLIFGWLLFAIFLTGTLSYFKEEITHWTKPEIQSHPLNRAASLDLAQRYLQDHAAQSSTWFIRLPSEREAALSVGYREPEHSGRRGFNGQELDAASGQPVEGRDSRGGEFFYRFHFQLEMPHPWGRWLSTFCAFIMLLGLVTGIITHKKIFKEFFTFRPGKGQRSWLDGHNAIGVLVLPFHLMISYSSLVIFMYMVMPAGILASYGDTNGYFNDLFGRDESIERVGVAPQVPLSTLYHKVLEQAPGAQINLIRVENPGDASARVTLSRASADSVAYRRSANWTFNGADGALLSQGAAESAAMMTSFTFVGLHMGNFAGPWLRWLYFVFGVAGTAVIGTGLVMWLGKRQLKHAKRERQPPELRLVEVLNIASMAGLLLGVAAFFWANRLVPVALEGRAEWEIRAFFVAWGLSLVHATLRPGRRAWGEQLALGAAAFGLLPLLNGLTTGQGLNHSIAVGDWAMAGFDLTALGTGLFLAWAAAKMLRAPKPVAKRAARDKAASPTLEAN
- a CDS encoding HPF/RaiA family ribosome-associated protein — protein: MQIQVNSSNHIDSSSRLNEWVRSTLESTLQRYEDDLTRIEVHLRDENGDKAGPQDKRCQMEARPKGHQPISVSHTADSLDHAIEGAANKLNNALEHLFGKLRSKRSVLQPVEEE
- a CDS encoding phosphate-starvation-inducible protein PsiE — its product is MNIKWAEKLRKGLHGSADSLGNLCVESFHYLALFGIGAITAYAAVLTFIDMLSKGGISVDDILLLFIYLELGAMVGIYFKTNHMPIRFLLYVAITALTRLLIGDVSHHKAPDVGLLYVCGGILLLAFAILVVRYASYRYPSTRVIDASGKDMDDGKV